Proteins encoded together in one Carya illinoinensis cultivar Pawnee chromosome 3, C.illinoinensisPawnee_v1, whole genome shotgun sequence window:
- the LOC122304110 gene encoding zinc finger BED domain-containing protein RICESLEEPER 2-like, with the protein MDLSDAVIVNSSRLKSVVWNDFDRVKKGDTCVAVCRHCKKKLSGSSTSGTSHLRNHLIRCQRRSNHGIPQYIAAREKKKERTLALANLNLDQEQRKDEMLSLANVRFEQEQHMKDELVNGGTGSFDQRRSQFDLARMIILHGYPLAMVEHFGFRVFVKNMQPLFELVTFSKAEADCIEIYMKEKQKVNEVLDKLPGKISLTAELWAAYGDVEYLCLTAHYIDESWLLKKMVLNFSLVDPSHTEDMRSDVIMTCLMDWDIDRKLFSMTFDSCSTNDNIVFKIRDRLSQNRFLYCNGQFFDVRCVANVINLMVQDALEALSDVTNKIRESIQHFKSTQAMQAKFNEVAEEVKVQSQKSLCLDNSLRWNSTYIMLEVALEYREAFSLLQENDPVYTMCPSDTEWERVSVVTSFLKLFVEVTNVLTKCKSPTANIYFPELCDIHLQLIEWCQNSDHCISSLASKMRNKFEEYWERCSSGLAVAAILDPRFKMKLVEYYYPQIYGSSASERVDDVFHCVKELYNEHSICSPLASLDQGLSWQVGGSSPASRDRLMGFDKYLHETAHGEGMKSDLDKYLEEPLFPRNVDFNILNWWKVHTPRYPILSMMARNVLAVPMSKFTSEFAFNTGGRVLRRNWSSLSPQTVQALVCSQDWIRNELES; encoded by the coding sequence ATGGATTTGTCAGATGCTGTAATAGTCAATTCTAGCCGTTTGAAATCAGTTGTATGGAATGACTTTGATAGGGTCAAGAAAGGTGATACCTGTGTGGCTGTATGTAGGCATTGTAAAAAGAAACTTAGTGGATCAAGTACAAGCGGAACATCACATTTGAGGAATCATTTGATCAGGTGCCAGAGAAGATCTAATCATGGCATACCTCAATATATTGCAgcgagggaaaagaaaaaagaaaggacccTAGCTCTGGCAAATTTAAATTTGGATCAAGAGCAGCGAAAGGATGAAATGCTCAGCCTTGCGAATGTTAGATTTGAGCAAGAGCAACATATGAAAGATGAGCTTGTTAACGGTGGAACCGGTAGCTTCGATCAAAGGCGAAGTCAATTTGATCTTGCTCGCATGATCATTTTACATGGGTATCCATTAGCCATGGTTGAGCATTTTGGATTTAGAGTATTTGTTAAGAATATGCAGCCACTTTTTGAGCTCGTGACATTTAGTAAAGCTGAGGCTGATTGTATTGAAATTTACATGAAAGAGAAACAGAAGGTGAACGAAGTGTTGGATAAATTGCCTGGAAAAATCAGCCTCACTGCAGAGTTGTGGGCTGCTTATGGCGACGTTGAGTACTTGTGTTTGACAGCACACTACATTGATGAATCTTGGCTGTTAAAGAAGATGGTTCTAAATTTTAGTTTGGTTGATCCTTCCCATACTGAAGACATGCGCTCAGATGTTATCATGACATGTTTGATGGATTGGGATATTGACCGTAAGTTGTTTTCCATGACATTTGATAGTTGTTCTACCAACGACAACATTGTCTTTAAAATCAGAGACCGGCTGTCCCAGAACAGATTTCTTTATTGTAATGGCCAATTCTTTGATGTACGCTGTGTGGCAAATGTTATCAATTTGATGGTTCAGGATGCCTTGGAAGCACTATCCGATGTAACCAATAAGATTCGGGAAAGCATTCAACACTTTAAAAGTACCCAAGCAATGCAAGCCAAGTTCAATGAAGTGGCTGAAGAAGTTAAAGTTCAAAGTCAAAAGTCCTTATGTCTAGATAATTCATTGCGATGGAACTCCACATATATTATGCTTGAAGTGGCCTTGGAATACAGGGAggcattttctcttttgcaagaAAATGACCCCGTCTACACAATGTGCCCATCTGACACAGAGTGGGAGAGAGTGAGTGTTGTTACTAGTTTCTTGAAGCTCTTTGTTGAGGTTACGAATGTTTTGACAAAGTGCAAGTCTCCAAcagcaaatatatattttcctgaGCTCTGTGATATTCACTTGCAGTTGATTGAATGGTGCCAGAATTCAGATCATTGTATAAGTTCTTTGGCAtcgaagatgagaaataagtTTGAAGAATATTGGGAGAGATGCAGCTCTGGTTTAGCAGTTGCAGCCATCTTAGATCCTCGATTTAAGATGAAACTGGTAGAGTATTACTATCCACAAATCTATGGTAGCAGTGCTTCAGAACGTGTTGATGATGTCTTTCACTGTGTCAAGGAACTTTACAATGAACATTCAATCTGCTCACCACTGGCTTCTCTTGATCAAGGTCTGTCCTGGCAAGTGGGTGGTTCCTCACCTGCTTCAAGGGATAGGCTGATGGGGTTTGACAAATACCTACATGAAACTGCTCATGGTGAAGGCATGAAATCAGATCTAGACAAGTATCTAGAGGAGCCCCTCTTTCCTCGTAATGTAGATTTCAACATATTAAATTGGTGGAAAGTACACACTCCTAGGTATCCTATCTTATCTATGATGGCGCGGAATGTGTTGGCAGTTCCCATGTCCAAATTTACTTCAGAGTTTGCATTCAACACTGGAGGAAGGGTGCTCCGTCGAAATTGGAGTTCACTGAGTCCACAGACAGTCCAAGCGTTGGTGTGTTCACAAGATTGGATACGGAATGAACTAGAaagttaa